CACCCTGCGCGGACACCGGCTGGGGGCGGCGGGTTAGTCGGTCATGGTGTTGCCGCGGTAGACGTCGCCTTCGATGTAGGTGAGCAGGTCGCCGTTGGTGTCGGCCAGGCACCAGTAGTAGGGGGCGTCGTAGCGGACGACCCGCCAGGTGCTGTCGGCTCGGTCCCAGTAGAGCTTGTCGAGGAGCTGGGTGTCGCCCCCGAGCCGCCGAAGAAGGCGGCGCCGCTGGAGGGGTTGAAGTGTTCGTTGAGGATGGTGATGACGTCTTCGACGGTGGTGGCCTCTGCGCAGCGGGTCAGGGCGGCGTCGACGTTGGCCCAGAAGTCGTCGAGGGGGTAGGTCATGGTTGTTCTCCGTCGTCTGCGGTGTTTGCTGCGCCGGTTAGCGCTGGGGTTGCGGGGGACCGGCGGGGTGGCGCGCGCAACCTCGAAGAGGCCGTGACGAGCGGAGCAGGGTTTTCGGCCCGCGCGAGCCGGCGCGCAGCGCCCTGGCGAGCTGGCGTTGGGCCGAAAAGGTCACTCGGCCTGCGGAGTTCGGCGCGGGTGTGGGTTGCGCGTGACGGGGCCTCGTCGGTCACACTGGGCGACCCAGCTGAACGGTTAAAGGTGAGGGGCTACGGACCACGCCCGCCGCAGGCGGGCATCCGCGCCTCCGGGCGCGCCGGCCGACAGGGGGCGGCGGACCGGAAGACACCACAGGCCCGCCGGTCCCGCGCGGCTGCGCGGACCCGGGCGGGCTGGTGGTTGGTCAGACCCAGAGCAGGGCGGGCACTTCGGTCCATCCGGGGCCTGGGTGCTGGGCTGCGAGGTAGATGCGGTCGCGGGCCCAGGTGGTGTGGCGCCTGTGTGTGGCGAGGCCGCCTTCGGCGGTGAGCCAGGGCAGGGGGGAGCGCCGGAATCCGTAGTCGTCGACACCGAAGTGGTCTTTGTCGAGGTACTGGCGCTTGTCGGCGTTGCAGATGTACCGGTGGGCCGGCAGTGCTGTGGGCGCTTCAGCGTTGGGGGTGACCGGCTCGTCGGGGTCGATGAGACCGGCGAACCGCACGAAATGCTGGGGTTCGACGAGCCAATACAGCGCATCCTGGTCGTCGTCGGGGTCCTCGTAGTCGCCGGCCCAGACCAGGCGGGCACCGCCGTCGAGGGTGAGCAGTATTTCCACGGCGGCCATGAGGGGGCAGTCGGCGCGGGTGTGGGTGGACAGTTTGGGTCCGGCGCCGTAGGTGGCGGGGTTGAGGGCGGCCAGGGGTCGGCCCGTGGGGTCGACGATGACGGGGTTGAAGTATTGGCCCATGGTGGTGTCCTTTCAAGGATGGGTGATGGATGAGCTGGGGTGGTGATCGGGCCCCGCGCCGGGGCGGGGCCCGATCGGGTGGTCAGGACCGGTCGATGGCTGCGGTGAGTTCGTCGGTGGACACGGGGTTCCAGCCCACCGAGGCGACGGCCCAGGCGGTTTCGCCGATGACTACGACGTCGCCGACGGACAGGCTGCGGTGTCCGGCGCGGCGCCATCCGGTGGCCCAGGTGGCGGTGGGTTCGCAGTTGAGCTCGTCGAAGATGTGCTCGAGTGCGGCGCTGATGGCGGTCTGCTGTGGTCGGTGTCGGTGGGGATGGGCAGGTTGAAAGTTGCGGCGGCGCGCAGCCGCGCGGGTGCGGCGCGGTTGAAGCCGAGGAAACTTGCGGGGACCTCGTTGAGGTACACGGTGGTGGGCACGGTGGGTGTGGCGGTGGTGGTGGTCATGGTGTTCTCCCGTTTCTCGTGGTGAGTGGTGCGCCGGTCAGCGCTGGGGAGCGGTCAATCGGGTGAGGGTGGGCGGTCAACCCCGAAGAGCCGACGCCGGACGGAGCAGGGTTTTCGGCCCGCGAGCGGCAGCGAGCTTGATAGGGCCGAAAAGGTCACTCGGCCTGCGTAGTTCGGCGTCGGTGTGGGTTGACCGGTCGGGCCCCCGGCCGATTAGGCTGCGACCCCTGCTGACGGTTAAAGGTGAGTAGCTACCCAACCCACGCCCGCCGCAGGCGGGCATCCGGCGCCCGCCAGGGCGGCCGCTGCTGCTGGTGAGGTGTGATCCCGGAAGACGCCGGTAGCCCGGTCCCCGCGCGAGGCGGGGCCGGGCCGGGCGGCGCTGCGCTTAGGCGGGCGGCATCCAGGTTCGGATGGTGTCGAGCAGGTCGGTGGTGGTGCTGGTGTCGACGACGGTGATGGGTGTCCGGGCGCCGGCCCGGTTGCGGTAGGTGCCCTGGGCCCGCTCGGCGGCGATGTCGTCCCAGGTGATCTGTCCGACGCGGTTCTGGGCTTCGATCATGGCGTCGAGGAGGCAATCGACGGGCTGGTCGATGGTGGCGATGCAGTCGGTGGTGATGATGGCGGTGGTGATGGACATGACGTTTCCCCTTTCGGTGCGCTGCCGGTCAGCGCTGGGGAGCGGTCAATCGGGTGAGGGTGGGCGGTCAACCCCGAAGAGCCGACGGCGCACGGAGCAGGGTTTTCGGCCCGCGAGCGGCAGCGAGCTTGATAGGGCCGAAAAGGTCACTCGGCCTGCGTAGTTCGGCGTCGGTGTGGGTTGACCGGTCGGGCCCCCGGCCGATTAGGCTGCGACCCCTGCTGACGGTTAAAGGTGAGTAGCTACCCAACCCACGCCCGCCGCAGGCGGGCATCCGGCGGTCGCTCCTAGTGCGCCGGCGCCTCGGGGCCGCAGCGCCGAGGCTCGATGATGAACGAGGGGCACCACGCCAGCGGCGCGCGCTGGCGGGTGCCCTCGGATGCGACTGGTTACTGTTCCGGTGGCGCTGCGTCGGCCAGGGTGGCGAGGTCGAATTCCAGGTCGCGGTCTCCGACGGTGACGACGATGCGCGCGTTGGCGCCGGCGGCGGCGACGTAGCTGGACAGGGTGGACAGCAGCAGGTCGTGTTGGCGTTCGACTTTGGACACCGCGGCTTGTCCTACTCCCAGGCGTCGGGCGAGTTCGACTTGGGTGAGGTCGGCGGCGTGCCGGATCAGTGCCAGGTTCATGGCGTAGGCGCGGTCGTCGTCGCGCATCTGTTGGCGGATCTGGCTGACGCGCTCGGCGCGTTCGGGATCGGCGAGGAGCTTGGTCAGGCGGGCACCGCCGCGGTCTTCGATGGTCATGATTGGGTGTCCTTCCGTTGTTTCCAGGTCTCGATGGCGGCGTCGGCGCGGGTGCCGACGCTGTTGTAGAAGACGTTTCCGATGCGGGCTTTGTCGCCGGCGAACAGGGCGATGACGGCGTGCTCGTGGTCGGGGAACCACACGATGAGCCGCACGGCGATGTCGGGGTCGTAGGGGTGTGAGAGTCGCCAGACGGGATAGGTCTTGGATTGGCGGACGCGGCGCAGGTGGGCGGTGTCGTCTTCGGGTGGCTCGCCAGTTCTTGGAGGTGCTGCAGTTGTGCGGTGATGTAGTCGAGTCGGCGGGCGCTGATGGGGTCGGTATCGGCGTGGTCTTCGAGGCGATCGAGCCAGGTGTTGAACTCGTCGGACCAGTCGATCAACATACGTTGATACTACTCTGAGGGAATACGCCTTGCAACGCATATTGTGGATGTGGAGCGGTTCGCATTGTCGGGCCTCCGTGGTTGAGATGTGTTGGTGCAGAGCTGTTTTCGGGACTGCGGGGCCGGGCCCACCAGGTGGCGGTGAGCCCGCCCCTGACGTTTTAGGTGCGTTCGTCCTCGATGACGCGGTGAGCGATGTGGTAGGCGGCTCGGGTGTTGCGCAGGCTGTCGGACAGGAACGAGGCGATGTCGTCGCCTTGGGGGTTCTCGGCGAACTCGGTGTCGTAGACGTGTGTGCTGGTCAAGGTGGCCAGCGCCTGCTGTGCGCGGGTGAGGGCGTTGATGGCGTCGACCAGGCTGCCGTCGAGGGCCAAGCGGCCTCGGTCGATCTCGATTGCCCAGTCGGCCTGCCAGTCGGCGTCGTTGGTGTTGGTCATGGTGGGTCCTTAAGTTCGTAGTTGCAGTTACTTCGTGTTGTTACGTTGGGCTGTGACCCGGGTGGGTCGGGTGAGGCTGCATGGTCGTAGCCGGCCTGGTGGTGCGGCTTGAAAGGACTGGCCGCCCGGCCTGCCTGGACTCCTCTGGCCGCTGATTGAGATCTGCGATGTGATCGCTTGTTTAAGGAAATGCTGGCGGGGTTGTCCATGGGATCATGTTGGTAGACAGGCGAAAAGAGGGGTGATGACGACGGGCCAGGTGTGGGCTGGAGTGGATGTTGGTAAAGAGCATCACTGGGTTTGTGCGGTCGACGACAGCGGGAAGGTGGTGTTGTCGCGCCGGCTGGTCAACGACGAGCAACCGATCCGGGAGCTCGTCGCTGAAATCGACGAGCTGGCGAGCGAGTGTCGTGGACGGTGGACCTGACCACGGTGTATGCCGCACTGGTGTTGACGGTGCTGGCCGACGCCGGCAAAACGGTCCGGTATCTGGCCGGCCGGGCGGTGTGGCAGGCCTCGGCGACCTACCGCGGTGGGGAGGCCAAAACCGATGCCAAAGACGCTCGGGTGATCGCCGACCAGGCGCGCATGCGCGGCCAGGACTTGCCCGTTCTGCATCCCGATGATGACTTGATCAGCGAGTTGCGGATGCTCACCGGCCATCGCGCCGACCTGGTGGCCGACCGCACCCGCACGATCAACCGGCTGCGCCAGCAACTCGTCGCGGTCTGCCCGGCCCTGGAACGAGCCGCCCAACCGAGCCAAGACCGTGGCTGGGTGATACTGCTGGCGCGCTACCAGCGTCCCAAAGCGATTCGACAAAGCGGTGTTTCGCGGCTGACCAAAGTCTTGACCGATGCCGTGTGCGCAACGCCGCCTCGATCGCGGCGGCTGCGGTGGCTGCAGTGAAAACCCAGACGATGCGCCTGCCCGGCGAAGAGGTGGCCGCCGGGTTGATCGCTGATCTGGCGCGGGAGGTGATCGCCCTCGATGACCGCATCAAGACCACGACGCCGACATCGAGGGCGATTTCGCCGCCATCCACTCGCCGAGGTGATCACCAGCATGCCCGGCATAGGATTTCGGCTGGGCGCCGAATTCCTCGCCGCCGTTGGTGATCCCGCGCTGATCGGATCGGCTGACCAACTCGCGGCCTGGCCGGCCTGGCGCCAGTGTCTCGAGACTCCGGAAAGCGCACCGGACGACTGCACACCCCAAGCGTTACAGTCGCCGACTGCGCCGAGTCATGTACATGTCGGCGTTGACCGCGATCCGCTGCGACCCAGATTCCAAGG
This sequence is a window from Mycolicibacterium gilvum. Protein-coding genes within it:
- a CDS encoding helix-turn-helix domain-containing protein, producing MTIEDRGGARLTKLLADPERAERVSQIRQQMRDDDRAYAMNLALIRHAADLTQVELARRLGVGQAAVSKVERQHDLLLSTLSSYVAAAGANARIVVTVGDRDLEFDLATLADAAPPEQ